From a single Marmota flaviventris isolate mMarFla1 chromosome 5 unlocalized genomic scaffold, mMarFla1.hap1 SUPER_5_unloc_1, whole genome shotgun sequence genomic region:
- the LOC114084506 gene encoding olfactory receptor 2T33-like, with product MEKSNTTSDFILLGLFKHTGLHLFLFTVVLTIAISSLVGNALMILLIQQDLRLHTPMYFLLSQLSLMDIMLVSTTVPKMAADYLTGIKSISTAGCGLQIFFLPTLGGGECFLLAAMSYDRYVAVCHPLRYPMLMSWPLCLRMTVGSWFLGAADGLMQAVVALSFPFCNRREIDHFFCEAPTLVRLACADTSVFENVMYICCVLMLLVPFCLILTSYSLILAAVLRMRSTEARKKAFATCSSHMAVVGLFYGAAIFIYMRPKSYRSAHHDKVVSAFYSIFTPMLNPVIYSLRNSEVKGSLKMWLGKCANIKHHQTWSCSR from the coding sequence ATGGAGAAGAGCAACACCACCTCTGACTTCATCCTCCTAGGACTCTTCAAGCACACAGGACTCCACCTCTTTCTCTTCACTGTGGTGCTCACAATAGCCATCAGCTCTCTGGTGGGCAATGCCCTCATGATTCTCCTGATTCAACAGGACCTCCGGCTCCACACGCCCATGTACTTCCTCCTGAGCCAACTGTCCCTCATGGACATAATGCTGGTCTCCACCACTGTGCCCAAAATGGCTGCTGACTACTTGACTGGAATCAAGTCCATCTCCACTGCTGGCTGTGGCTTGCAGATCTTCTTTCTTCCAACTCTGGGTGGTGGGGAGTGCTTCCTCTTAGCAGCCAtgtcctatgaccgctatgtggctgTATGCCACCCTCTGCGCTACCCCATGCTCATGAGCTGGCCACTGTGTCTGAGGATGACCGTGGGGTCCTGGTTCCTGGGAGCAGCTGACGGGCTGATGCAGGCAGTTGTCGCCCTGAGCTTCCCGTTTTGCAACAGGCGAGAGATAGACCATTTCTTCTGTGAGGCCCCCACGCTGGTGCGCTTGGCTTGTGCTGACACGTCTGTCTTTGAGAATGTCATGTACATCTGCTGTGTGTTGATGCTCCTGGtgcccttctgcctcatcctgacCTCCTACAGTCTCATCCTGGCTGCTGTCCTCCGCATGCGCTCCACAGAAGCCCGCAAGAAGgcctttgccacctgctcctcacacaTGGCTGTGGTGGGGCTCTTTTATGGAGCTGCCATTTTTATCTACATGAGACCCAAATCCTACAGGTCAGCTCACCACGATAAGGTGGTGTCAGCCTTTTATAGCATCTTCACCCCTATGCTGAACCCCGTCATCTACAGCTTGAGGAACAGCGAGGTCAAGGGAAGCTTAAAAATGTGGCTGGGAAAATGTGCAAATATTAAACACCACCAAACTTGGTCCTGTTCAAGATGA